In Lewinellaceae bacterium, the genomic stretch GGTACCTGGATATTAAGTTGTGATCCTACCGATCCCCAATCCCGGTGTTTCGGATTGTTGTACGATCCGTCGATAGACCGGTTGGTGTTTTGAGCACTCATGAAGGGTAATAAAAACAGTGATAGTATAGAAACGTGTAGAATTCGGTTCATAGAATTACATTGTACATTAAAACCAGGAAGGATCGATTGGATCCTTTCCATTTAGAAATGCCTTCGTTCCCAGTTTGGCGCCATAAATGTAATTGAATTGGAGATTTTAATACATTTCGATTCTTTGATTTGTTACCAGAATGTTCAAAATCATCGCTCAACGGTAATATTGGTCACAAAGCTCAGGCTTGATTAAAATTGTATATATGAGTGCATTGAACCCGGATCAGTTGATTGATTTGCTGGCTTTCGGCCAGGGCAGACGTGATGAAGCACCTAATATTGCGCTGGCCCGGCAGTTGGCGGCTGCTGAAGATGCCATTGCGATAGAGAGGCTGGCGCAATTACTGCACCACAAGAAGGCTGATATCAGGAGTGATGCCATCAAAGTGCTTTACGAAATAGGTGAGCTCAAACCTCATCTGCTTCAGCCACACCTTTCATTATTCCTGGAAATCCTGTCTGAGAAGAACAACCGGCTGCAATGGGGAGCCATGACCGCATTGCGCACCCTGACGCCGGACAATCCTGAGATGATCTATGCTAATCTGCCGGCCATTCTGGTCGCAGCCGGCCAGGGATCGGTGATCACACGTGATCAGGCAGTGATGATATTGATCGTATTGGCAGGTATTGAGAAATTTCATCAGGATGCGATGGCGCTTATCCTGGAACAATTAACGGCTGCTCCGGAAAATCAGCTGCCCATGTATGCCGAACGATGCATGCCGGTCCTGCAGAAAGCAGATTACCAGGAGTTCATCCAGGTACTCGCCATACGGCTGCCTGGGATGGAATCTGTTACCAAAAAGAAACGGGTGGAAAAGGTGATCAGTCAGGCACGTAAAAGGATGAACGGTAAATAACAAGTGCTGAGTTTTACACGCGGATTCAGGCAGGTACGCTTAACCCTGGTGACGGAACCGGGGATGATATTTGACGAGGGTCTCCCGCAAAAATTCACGGTCTAAGTGGGTATAGATCTCAGTAGTCGTGATGGACTCATGTCCCAGCATGTCCTGGACGGCACGCAGGTCTGCTCCCCCTTCTACAAGATGGGTGGCGAAAGAATGTCGAAAGGTGTGCGGACTGACAGATTTACTGATACCCGCGTCCATCACCGTATCCTTGATGATCATAAAGACCATCTCCCGGCTGAGCTTGCCGCCGCGCCGGTTGAGAAAGACAATATCCTCACAACCCTTTTTTACCGGCCCGTGCTGGCGGTAGTGGATCAGATAGTCCTGGATGTATTTTAAGGCATCGCTGCCAATGGGCACGATACGCTCCTTATTGTTTTTGCCGATCACTTTTACAAAACGAACCTCCGGAAACAGATTGGAGAGACGTAGGTTGACCAGCTCACTGACGCGCAATCCGCTGGCATACAGGGTCTCCAGCATAGCCCGGTTGCGCATGCCGTGTGAAGTGGAAATGTCGATGCTGTTGAGGATGCGGTTGATTTCATTCACCGAAAGTACATCCGGGATCTTACGGCTGAGCTTAGGGCCTTCCAGCAGTTCAGTCGGGTCAACATCCAGTGCGTCTTCCATCATCAGGTATTTGTAAAATGCCCGGATACCTGAGATCAGTCGCGCCTGAGAGCGACGGCTCAACCCCTGACTGCCCTCTTCAATGATGAAAGCTTCGAACTGATGGGGTTGCATTTGCACCGGACCGACGGGCGGATTTTGTGTCGTGGCATAATTGCCCAGCTTGCGGACATCGCGCAAATATGCGGCGATACTGTGGACTGAAAGCGACCGCTCCAATCGCAGGTAAGCTTTGAATCCCAGCAGTGCGCTGTTCCAATCCATAGTCGAATTACTATCTTTGTGGTCTGACTATGCCGGCCTGCCGGCCTACACCGAAAAAACCGAACCATGCAAATATACAGATTATATAAAGGTTATTTATTATGCATTATAATTTGTATATCAACAAGTATGTTGGCGCAGACCTATCAGCAGGTGCGCCCTTCGAATGAAAGCCCTTACCATACGATCCTGACCCATTTGTATTTCTTGCAGCGGGACTCGTACGAGCCGGCCCAGACACGCATCGCTTTTCCTGCTGACCTGGACAGTACAACAGCTGTCACCAAAGCCTTACAGATCAAGAGTATCCTGGATGCCAAAGGACTTTTTGTACAGCTGAACAAGATCTCACAGAATCCTAATTATACCGACAGCCTGACCGGACAGAGTACCTATACACTCTTCCCCGGTGAGCTGCCGCAGATTTATCTGGTGAAGGAAAATAACGGATGGGTGTATTCACCGGCTACCCTGGATGCCTTACCATCCCTGATGAAAAAAACCTTTCCGTTCGGGACAGACTTTCTGGTTAAATTATTCCCATACAAGTCATCGGCCAGTTTCTTAGGGCTGTACCTGTGGCAATATTTCGGGATATTATTGATCCTGGTGGCGTCTGGATTATGTTACTGGCTCCTCAGCCGCCTGTTTAAGTTATTGCTCCACACAGGTTTTCGTGACATCATCAGCAAGTGGAAGATCAGCGATAAGCACACCTGGCAGATAGCCCGGATCATCAGTTGGCTGGTGACCTTGTCCCTGATCGACTGGTTTGTTCCCGTACTGAAATTACCGGTAGAAGCCTCCAAGTTTGTCATTGCGGCCCTGCGCATCGCCGGTAGCTTTATGCTGGCAGTTTTGGTATGGCGTATTTTTGATGTTATTATACGACACCTGCGGGATGCCGCCACCCAGACCACCAGTAAACTGGATGACCAGTTCATCCCGATCATCGACCGGATCATCAAGATCATCCTGGTTTTGGTAGCTGCAATTTACATCTTGAACCAGCTGGATGTCAATGTTACAGCCCTCATCGCTGGAATATCCATTGGTGGTCTGGCACTTGCACTCGCCGCCCAGGATACCGTCAAAAACTTCCTGGGGTCACTGATGATCTTTATGGATCACCCATTCCAGATCGGAGACTTTGTCGAAATCGACGGCAAAACGGGTACCATTGAAGAAGTCGGATTCCGCTCTACCCGGATACGCACGGTCGATACCTCCCTGATCACCGTACCCAATGGGAACATTGCAAATTTGAGCATCAACAACATGGGTATCCGCCCCAGGCGCATGTTACAAATGCAGGTAGGGGTCACCTACGATACACCGCCCAGATACATCGAAGCCTTTGTGGCTGGGATGCGCGACATTGTCACCACCCATCCCAAATTAGCGGACGAACCCAATTATGTACACCTGTATCAATTTGATACTTCATCCATCAACATTCTCTTCCGCGCTTACATAGAGACGGCTATCTACGCCGAAGAGCTGGCCATCCGGGAAGAAGTCCTGCTGGCAATCATGCACCTCGCCGAATCCATTGGCGTCCGTTTTGCCTTCCCCTCATCAACCATCTACATCGAAGACATGCCGGGCCAGCTATCCAAAACGCCCGTCCACAATCAGT encodes the following:
- the xerD gene encoding site-specific tyrosine recombinase XerD; its protein translation is MDWNSALLGFKAYLRLERSLSVHSIAAYLRDVRKLGNYATTQNPPVGPVQMQPHQFEAFIIEEGSQGLSRRSQARLISGIRAFYKYLMMEDALDVDPTELLEGPKLSRKIPDVLSVNEINRILNSIDISTSHGMRNRAMLETLYASGLRVSELVNLRLSNLFPEVRFVKVIGKNNKERIVPIGSDALKYIQDYLIHYRQHGPVKKGCEDIVFLNRRGGKLSREMVFMIIKDTVMDAGISKSVSPHTFRHSFATHLVEGGADLRAVQDMLGHESITTTEIYTHLDREFLRETLVKYHPRFRHQG
- a CDS encoding mechanosensitive ion channel family protein, which translates into the protein MLAQTYQQVRPSNESPYHTILTHLYFLQRDSYEPAQTRIAFPADLDSTTAVTKALQIKSILDAKGLFVQLNKISQNPNYTDSLTGQSTYTLFPGELPQIYLVKENNGWVYSPATLDALPSLMKKTFPFGTDFLVKLFPYKSSASFLGLYLWQYFGILLILVASGLCYWLLSRLFKLLLHTGFRDIISKWKISDKHTWQIARIISWLVTLSLIDWFVPVLKLPVEASKFVIAALRIAGSFMLAVLVWRIFDVIIRHLRDAATQTTSKLDDQFIPIIDRIIKIILVLVAAIYILNQLDVNVTALIAGISIGGLALALAAQDTVKNFLGSLMIFMDHPFQIGDFVEIDGKTGTIEEVGFRSTRIRTVDTSLITVPNGNIANLSINNMGIRPRRMLQMQVGVTYDTPPRYIEAFVAGMRDIVTTHPKLADEPNYVHLYQFDTSSINILFRAYIETAIYAEELAIREEVLLAIMHLAESIGVRFAFPSSTIYIEDMPGQLSKTPVHNQSKEDLMQAKEAWLVQWRAGIKTGDNGD